The genomic region GCAGTATAGAGCTGCTAATAAGATTGTTGATCGTGTATTGAAGAGGCTTCGCGGCGAAGACAATATTGATCGGGGCCTTATCTGGCATTGGCAGGGTAGTGGTAAAACTTTGACAATGATTTTCGCCGCTATGAAACTCTACTGGTTGCTTGAAAACCCCATGATCTTCTTCGTTGTTGACAGGATAGAGCTTCAAAACCAGCTATACTATGAGAATCTCACTAAGCTTGATCTAGGTCCAGAAGTTAAGCCGAAGCTAATCGATAGTATCGATAGGCTCCGACAGGTTTTAAGCTATAATGATTATCGTGGTGAGCCGGGGGTGTTTGTGGTTACTGTGCAGAAGTTTCAGCCTAGTGAATTCGAGGAGCTCGAGAAATTTCTCAAAGCTATAGCTATGTCTAGGCCCGGCACTGTTATGGATAGAATGGATATTATCTTATTGGTTGATGAGGCTCATAGGACACAGTATGGTGTATTAGCTGAGCAAATGATGAGGCTTTTAAGGAAAGCTAATTATTTCGCATTCACAGGCACACCTGTTCCTAGAAGGAATCCTTTGAAGAACACTTTTGCAAAATTCAGCCCGCCGGGCGAGCTATATCTTGATAAATACTTCATACTAGACTCAATAAGAGACAAGTATACTGTGAAAATCGCTTATCAGCCAGGCCCCTTCGATTATAGTCTTAATAAAGAGTTGCTCGAGGAATTCCTGGAATCAGAGTTTGACGAGCTACCCGAGGAAGTTAGGAGGAGGGTTGAGAGACATGTTGGTAAGGAGCTTGATATACGGAAGTTTAAGGTTTTCCTAGAAAACCCTGAGAGAATAGATAGGATTGCTAAATATATAGCGGAGCATTTCAGAGAAAATGTTGACGGCAAGTTTAAAGCTATGGTTGTAGCATCTAGTAGGAGAGCCTGCGTACTATATAAGAGAGCATTAGACAAGTATTTGCCTCCTGAATACAGCGAGGTCGTGATGACGTTTCAAAGCAATGAAAATGATACACTAATAGAGGAGTATAAGAGTGAATTAACGAGTAGATACCATGTAATGAATCCTAGGGATGCTGTTCAAAAAATTATAGAGAATTTTAGGACAGAAGATAATCCAAGAATACTGATAGTTACAGACATGCTTTTAACAGGTTTCGACGCCCCTATACTTCAAACAATGTATCTCGATAAACCATTGAAGGGGCACAGACTCCTACAAGCTATAGCGAGAGTTAACAGACCCTATCGTGGAGTTAAAGAATATGGGCTTGTCATAGATTTTGTAGGCATTTTTAGAGAGTTGGAGAAAGCTTTTGCTATGTATGAGAGAGAAGATCTTAAGGGTGCAGTATTTGATGTTGAAGAAGTTTTAAGAGAGTTTAAGGAAACACTTCAGCACCTCCTACAACTCATTGGTCCAAAACCAGTTGTGGAGAGCGATGAGGAATTATTTAGATATGTGAGGATTAAGGCGGAGGAGCTAGCTAGGAATAGGAGTTTGGAGAAAGAATTCACTGGGAAATATCGTGTGCTCCGCAGATTATACGAACTCATCTCTGCAAAGCTTTCAAGAGACGATATTGAACAGTATAAGTGGTTTTCAAACATATATGTATTCTATGTAAAAAACTTTGTAGGCTCTACTCCAGAAGAGGAACTGGCCGAGAGATATTATAAGAAAACTATTGAAGCTATAAGTCATTCGCTCCAAGTTTTAGAGAAGGAAGCAGAGTTTTCCCCCATTAAAATAGACCGTGAATTCTTCGAGGAGTTTATACAGAATAAAAACATTGGGCTTGAAGATAAAGCATCAGCTTTAATCATGGGTATTCATAAGTTTAAACTGTATGCGCATAATGATCCCATCTATGTTTCGGTTGCTGATAAAATAGAGGATCTCATGAGAAAATGGAGGAGGAGGCTGAAGAACAGTCTCGAACTCTATGAGGAGGCTAAGAGGCTTTGGGAAAAAATATATGCTTTGAAAGAAGAACAAACAAAACTACGTTTTGGACGCAGAGAATACCTAGTTTACCGCACACTGGTTGATGCTGGTTTTAAGGAGAAGCATGCATTAGAGGTTACAAATAAGCTTATTGAGAAGTTGAAGGATAAGATCAGCTTGCATGGCTGGAGCAAGAATCCCAAGCTCGTTCGTGACGTGGAGAGAATAACTGCTTTGACAATACTGCGAGAAGCCCGCATAGCTGGTTTTACAATAGACCAGGCAAGGAAACTAATAGACCTATTGGTTAAGAGGCTTGAGAAAAGTGACATCGAACAATGAGAATATGTGGAGAATACAGATAAAATATTCTATGAACAAGAATCCCAAGCTCGAGGTTAAACCATGGGGAATACAGATTATACTCCCAGAAAACATGGATAGAAGAGAGGCATATAGTATTATAGAAAAACATAAGTCATGGATTAAGAAGAAAACGATGGAACTCCAGGAAGCATTAGAGCGTTCAAGAAATATTAAATTGGTAAAGAGAAGCAAAGCAGAGTTCAAGAACCTTGTCAAAAAGCTTTTAGATCAGGTGGCAAGAGATGAACTAGGAATAAATCCTTGTAAAGTCGTTATAAGGAAAATGAAAACTAGATGGGCTAGTTGTAGCCCGAAAGGTGTTATCACAGTAAATTCGCTTGCCAGATATCTTCCCGACAACTTGGTATTATATATAATATACCATGAAATCTGCCACATAATTGAGCCAAAACACAACAAAGATTTCTGGACATGTGTTCAAAAATATTATCCAAACTATAAAGAACTAGAAAAAGAACTGCTAGCATATGAAGTGAAGTTATTGGTGCAAATGTAAGATAAAAACGAAAAATGATAAAAATCTTAGTGATCAGTGGTAAACCGCTATAAAAGCTAATATATAAAATATAAATTATTAGAAATATATTTTGATGGAGCACTGGTAATTCTTGGCTAAGATCTAAGATTATAAGGTGATAATATAATGAGGGTTGGCGACGCTATATTGCTTATTACTGGTATCCTAGGTAGTGTTAGAGGTACTACTAGGTTACATAAGCTAGTTTTCCTCCTTGCTATAGAAGGTAAGATCGATATTGGAGCCGAATTTATACCTTACTATTATGGGCCTTGGTCACCTGATGTTCAAGAAGCTATTACTTCTCTGATTAAAGAAGGTCTTATTAGTGTTATTAGTGAGAATGATCAACTAAGAATATCTAGACACATCTAGTTCTATACAGTTGAAGACTATTCGCTTATCTGGATACTATGGTTGTTTGGTTCACTCTAGTTAAATACATCATACAATTATAAAACTACATAAGCATTTCCCATAATCAGCAGAAACAATACATTAACAACTATAATAACCCACTAAATCCCTGAGAACTACACTAACAATACTTATATAGCAGGAGTCAACACTAGCATTACCAATTATA from Staphylothermus marinus F1 harbors:
- a CDS encoding type I restriction endonuclease subunit R, which translates into the protein MRERGLEDFIVDELVKRGWRYIDSMSLGREGLDKPLIYSVLRRKIREFNPGVGEEDVSEAVSLLEGRGFGASGAREVLEYLKFGVPVKLGGSRVSARLKLIDYSDLGRNEFVVSRQVIHRGVREIRNDIVLYVNGIPLVSIEVKNPTEPGVSWRDAFLQIKRYEHSVPELYKYVQIGVAIGARAKYFPIIPWADPGKVPIYEWREEGLDSIGSVIEMLRPHRFLDILRFYTYFRMEEGRESKVIARYMQYRAANKIVDRVLKRLRGEDNIDRGLIWHWQGSGKTLTMIFAAMKLYWLLENPMIFFVVDRIELQNQLYYENLTKLDLGPEVKPKLIDSIDRLRQVLSYNDYRGEPGVFVVTVQKFQPSEFEELEKFLKAIAMSRPGTVMDRMDIILLVDEAHRTQYGVLAEQMMRLLRKANYFAFTGTPVPRRNPLKNTFAKFSPPGELYLDKYFILDSIRDKYTVKIAYQPGPFDYSLNKELLEEFLESEFDELPEEVRRRVERHVGKELDIRKFKVFLENPERIDRIAKYIAEHFRENVDGKFKAMVVASSRRACVLYKRALDKYLPPEYSEVVMTFQSNENDTLIEEYKSELTSRYHVMNPRDAVQKIIENFRTEDNPRILIVTDMLLTGFDAPILQTMYLDKPLKGHRLLQAIARVNRPYRGVKEYGLVIDFVGIFRELEKAFAMYEREDLKGAVFDVEEVLREFKETLQHLLQLIGPKPVVESDEELFRYVRIKAEELARNRSLEKEFTGKYRVLRRLYELISAKLSRDDIEQYKWFSNIYVFYVKNFVGSTPEEELAERYYKKTIEAISHSLQVLEKEAEFSPIKIDREFFEEFIQNKNIGLEDKASALIMGIHKFKLYAHNDPIYVSVADKIEDLMRKWRRRLKNSLELYEEAKRLWEKIYALKEEQTKLRFGRREYLVYRTLVDAGFKEKHALEVTNKLIEKLKDKISLHGWSKNPKLVRDVERITALTILREARIAGFTIDQARKLIDLLVKRLEKSDIEQ
- a CDS encoding M48 family metallopeptidase, with the protein product MTSNNENMWRIQIKYSMNKNPKLEVKPWGIQIILPENMDRREAYSIIEKHKSWIKKKTMELQEALERSRNIKLVKRSKAEFKNLVKKLLDQVARDELGINPCKVVIRKMKTRWASCSPKGVITVNSLARYLPDNLVLYIIYHEICHIIEPKHNKDFWTCVQKYYPNYKELEKELLAYEVKLLVQM